The following nucleotide sequence is from Fusarium graminearum PH-1 chromosome 1, whole genome shotgun sequence.
CCCGAGATATAAAGCGGGAAGTTCTGTTCCCATGCGCCGTCATAGGGTTTGGTTACCTTGACTCGGGTTCGTATCTTGCCGCGTTGAAGCCCTTTAAGCTTGTATTGACCACGTACGCCGTCGTCTAGCTCTGGGCACGTGAGGAAGCGAGTGTCGAACAATACTTGGGGCAGCATCCGTACTGCATTGTCGGTTGTCCTACGTGAAGGATCATGTACAAAGATGATTTGAGTAATAGTTAGCTTTTGCGTGAGTTTCTCGACGAGTAGATATCGAGGAGATCGGCGTGTTGGATCCCGCTTGTGTTATCGAAACGGGCGCATCCAATTGGCTTCCTGCTACGAATGTATGTTTGCCAATATCTCTGACATGCATGCTGATCAACCAGCCGCCATCGTCTTGCTGTAAGTTGAACCCGGCTGGCTTGGTACGCTAGGCTATTGAAACTACATAGCGAGCCACAACATCACTGGTAACCAGGTGTACCAAGAGGTAAGAGAGATCGTGCACAAGGACAAGGTAACATGCAGTGGCACTAACTTGGCGAACTTGGTCCCATAGCgtgtttgttttgttgttaGTGCAAGAGACGGCATGCTGTGTGTTGAGAAAGCATACGTTCGTTTAATGAGGATGACTGCAGAGCTGTTGTTACTCAAATCCATCCATGTCGATGGTGCTTGGCTAGGTAGTACAAGGCAATTTCATGGTAAGCAATCTGATATACTCAAGACTGGTAACAATATTGCATCTTGATGGTAGTCAGGGTTAAATGACTGATGGGTCTATGGAAGCTGACATTCGTCCTTCATATTCGCAAGTCTCTGCAATCCAAGCTAGGAGTTCTCAGAAAATGACCGAGATAGTTGTTTCTCATCGAAAATATTATTttaataatttaatttaatATAAGAGAATCAGAGGAACAAGCTCACTCCTCCACATTTAAGTCGATACGTATCTTCCCTAGCTTCACTTTGACCCCCCACCCCCGACCGGCTAAACCTAGGATCAGCTACaccaatcatcaatcttgattTTGCAAGCAGCTCCAAGTCGAATTGTAATGCTCGCTACGACGGCGACATTTTGACAAGATCTGGAACCGACGACCTCACGATCGCCTCACAAGCCTTCCCAACCCCGCGACGACGCCCACCTCGCTCGCTCTcacaacaaccacacaaAACCAAATCACACAATGGCGAGCAGGTTCACTCCTCTCATCCGCTCCGTCATCCGGCCGGCGTGCCGGGTTGCCCGCCCTCAGTCTCGCGCCGCCTTCTCCCTCACAGCCAGCCGACGAAGCGACACTCTCATGGTGGTAAGTAGCTCCAATTGGCGCTGCCAATTGCGCCTGCTGGGAGAAATATGAGCTCTCGCTTCTTCCCGGAGCGCAATTGCTTCGCATTcaaagatgacgagaagCACACCCGGTCTGACATATGGCGTGTGACAGCATCGAAACACCGAGGACAACAACCCCGACATCCCCTTCAAGTTCAACGCAGAGAACCAAAAAGTCATGGCCGAGATCCTTAAGCGATACCCTCCCCAGtacaagaaggctgctgtCATGCCTCTGCTCGACCTCGGCCAGCGCCAGCACGGCTTCACCAGCATTAGCGTCATGAACGAGGTCgctcgtcttcttgagatgcCTCCCATGCGAGTGTACGAGGTCGCTTCTTTCTACACCATGTACAACCGAACCCCAGTGGGCAAGTACTTTGTCCAGATCTGCACTACGGTATGTTTTATTTCGAACCCGGACATatcttctttggcgacaaTTGCTCCATTAGATTGTGGCAACGTTGTATAGACGTCATTGGAGATTGTCACAACCCAAAAATACAGTTTGGACTAACAACGGCATAAACAGACCCCTTGCCAGCTTGGAGGCTGCGGCTCCGATGTTAtcgtcaaggccatcaaggaggagctcGGCATTGAGCAGGGCCAGACCACCGCCGACGGTCTCTTCACCATCCTCGAGGTCGAATGCCTCGGTGCCTGTGTCAACGCCCCTATGATCCAGATTAACGACGACTACTACGAGGACCTTACCCCTGCTTCCGTCAAGGACCTTCTCAAGTCCCTCCGATCCAAGGCCACTGCTACTGATCCTTCCACCGTCAATGTTCCCAAGCCTGGTCCCCTTAGCGGCCGAAAAGACTGCGAGAACAGTGCTGGCCTGACAAGCCTTACCTCGGAGCCCTGGGGAACCGAGACCACAAGGAAGGATCTGTAGAATTACAACGTTATTATCTCTCTTTTTTAGTTTTAAAGGCAGGAAATGCTTTGGAGTGAACGAGGCAAAAAGTGATGGGTGGGAAGAAGCCACAATTGTACATAACACCATGTCAAATGCTATATCTGGTATAGGAATGTGTGGTTCTCGTTAACGGTAATATCCATACTACACGAGGTATCGGTTCTGCATAAGGGTTtcgttttctttttcattcGTCCATTTATGGTGATCGCCAAAAACATGTTGCGCCAAAAAGCACTATATCCAAGCCAGAAATCTCCTCAATTCTTTCGTCTAGGCGTCGCCTACTCGCAAGATCcagccatcgccaagtcTTTCGTTGTCCTCGCCCAAGCCACCCCAAATTAAAATACcgctctcctcaagctcgccCATGGGCGCACTGGCAAGCCAGCCTCTTGGTTCGGGCATGTCTTCActgttatcatcatcatatgGTACGAGATCAAGTTCAGTCCATTTACCCTCGCCTGTCTTGCGACCAACAGCTTGCCACATGGCGGCAGTAACGCTGGCGGCAGTCATGCCTAGAGGGGGGACCTGGTACACCCAAACATTGCTCAGGAACTTGCCTGCACCCTCATGGCCCTCTGGGCTTGGGTCACGCTCGCCCATGGTCAGAACGAGATATTCATATCCAGCACCTGAGGTGACGGCCTCCAGAGATGCGACGCTTCGAGGCTCAGGCCAAACCTGATTCGGCTCGGCGTGGATCTCAGTGGAATCCGTCTTGGGGTCACTTGCGAGGACGGTTTGCCAGCCGCCACGGGCGCGAACTGCGATCTCACCCTTGGTGCCCTGATCGTCAAAACTCTCAACTTCCAGGTGTAGGAAGTCAAGCTGTCCTCCAATCTCGTTCTGGCCATCGAAGCCACCAAAGCGGTACAGTCGAGTCTTGCTTACGCAGATGGCGCTGCCACCCCGAGCAGGTCCAGGAGCAGCGGGAAGCTCAGTCCAAGTTCGATCATGAACGTTGAAAGCCCAAGTATCATTGGTTCGTTCGCCATTTGCGAGACATCCTGCATGAATGAAGAAAGTGCCGTAGCCGTCCGACTCTTCATCTCTGGCCTCTTCAGCTACATTGCCAACGATAGGAGCCTGAGGGATACCTGTCTTTGAGGTATCACCCAGAGCCCATTGTCCCCAAGTCTCAGCCTGCTTAGGTCTTGTAGGAGCAAAATCTCGGGGTCGCTCGATAGAAGTGGCTGTATGGAAGCTTCGAGCGGCGGGCTGAGGTACAATGTTACCACCTGGGATAGCTGGCGCAGGGTCCAGGTATGTCCATGTATTGGAGCGGGTATCAAAGATCCAAACGCGACCGGCCTCGTCAAGAGGTTTCATATCGGGACCTCCTCGGCCACCAAATAAGAAGATGCGAGTGCCAATGACAGCGGTAGCATGGCCGACTCGTGGAGATGGGACATTGCCCAATTCCGGTCGCTCCGGTCCAGCGGgttccttgcccttggactTGCTCCCGGCtggctcctcctcctcctcttcttcttcttcttcatcttcatctgaaGACTCAGAGTCTTCTTCGAGGGAgacttcatccagcttcttctcgatatcCTCTTCGTCAGACTTTGCGACAGGTTCGGCGGgttctttggcttttggctGAGCGGGTGCCTGAGTCTCCACCTTCTTCGGCTGCTCGTCTGGTTTGACGGGAACTGCTTTGATCTTGAAATAATCGGAGCCTGCACTGGACCAGGGGAGTGTTACGACATGCATATCATTGTCGACCGGCTCTCGCAGCCGGATCTCTCCGCCAAAAATGTAAGCGGTACCATGAACGATGTTGAGAGAGTGAGAGGAGCGAGGGACGCTGGGAGCATCAATGCGCTCCCATGTTCCTTTGATGGAATCCTTCTTCTGAGGAGCAGGCGCCGAGGGGATGGTAGGTACGGTAGGCATGGCAGGGAGGTTTTGCTggacattgttgaggaggtcgGTGGTACGACGCTTTagaaaagagaaagattCCATGATGGTGGTTCTGGGCCAAAGGGCCTGGGTAGATGGGATACGGAcaaagttgttgttgaagttaTTGATATACAATGCGACAGGGCTGAATGATTGTGATGATGCAGGAAGAGAGAACGGAAAAGTCCAGTCAGCGGCGGGGGAGCTGACATACGAGGTGAGATGATGTTAGGTTGTGAACAACCATGACGCCCAGGGATGACGTAGGCAAGTATGAGTCTATTTACAAGGGTCTTTCTGGTTAATTATAGATTCGGAGGCCTGAAAGACATGGTCAACTATCTGTAAGGTTCATCCTGGTATGGCCTTGAGGGTTGATTCATCGCTATTTTCTCATGTCAATTCGTCTAATGCACTTTATTATTTAATGCATGTGATTCTGAGCTTCATCTGCATCCGGCAGTGGAGGCTGGGCAtgagttggtggtggcattgAGACAAGCGCTGAAGAGGGGACCTGCGGGGTAAGTTCCAACGCATAGCTCAGCGGTTTTAGCGGCCCGGGCGGGTTGGAATTGAAGCTGGAGAGCTTGAGCAGGCGGGCAAGCTTCAAATCCACAATGAGGACTTAGGGGTCTACGCCGTTAGATCTGCAGTTATTCTGATGCGATTGGTTCCTATAGCATATTCCCTCGCAACACAAAGCCCTTCGACCTTAGCTATCCTGGACATCGATATTTACTCGCGGTAGAATGCAGTGCTATTGTACCACTCCCTATTGCGGCTTGGTACAGTGGCAGTGAACACGAAGCTGACATTCGGGCGGCTGTGTGCAAGTTAGCGCCTCAGCTCTGTCTTACAGACTTACAGTGTGGTGCGTTTGCGATTTGCAGCTTACACAAAAACAATCGAACTGAAAGCTGTTTCTATCTCGGGAGTGGGGAAAACAACATACTATGTATAAAATAATTCGACAAGATACTCGGCTTGTTACAATCCAATTGTTGACTCGAATTCTCGAGTCGGCAGATGATGTGATGTCTCAATTCCAGAAGCAAGGGTCTGTCTCAAACTGGACTCGGGCGGTTGTGGTTGGCCCAAACGGTTTCCAGGCTCTCAGAAGTTGGGAAAGAGCAGCTGAGGCGGCGTCAATCTGGTTCGCCATTGCCATTCCAAAATAAATGTCTTCAGCCTCAgcttgtcatgatcatgatcataTCCTGATACTACAACGCCTTCAAGTTAGGAACGCCTTGAAATTATATGTACAGTACACATACCACTGCTTCTATTTAGCCTCACAGTTCGCATTTTATACGCCGAGCCGCTAGCCTGTCTCCTGCGACGCGAACGCTTTACACCCATGGATGAGATATACCACAAGATCGCCGAATTCAATCCTCGTCGTCTTAAACATTCCCACGACATCCTCTCCTTTAAGTACAGCGAGCTATGGTGTAATGATGCCACTGGAATCGTCGATTATCATGAAGGGATCGTCACTATACCTGATGTCGCGTCATGGCTAGCCACAGAAACGAGAAAAGTACCAACTGGTTCAGAATCACTAATTCTTCGCTTTGTCTGGCCCAAGTTCATTCTTGACGATAATCGCGTTGAGCTACCTGAAGATACCAAGGACCAAATACTAGAAAATTTCGGTCTTGGCCTCCCATACAGCTACTTCTCGAGTTGCGTCGCTGGTGTCGCTGCGTTTCCTGAAGTTGTCAAACCTGAGACCACCCAGCGAGCTTACAGTTTCTGTTACGCCCCCAAGCTCGCATCTATATGGTCATGTACCTGCTTCAAACCACCAGCTTCACGCCCAAGCGTTACTTATGGTATGATCCTAGCTGGCGATAAAGAGCAGGAGAACTTAAAGacacttctcaagagcaggAGCAAATGGCAGCTCAACACTGCAAGCCATGCACTGTTCCCTGCGTTTCTGTTTGCGTTCATGTTTCACGGAGAAATCGAGACAACGCAGAACAATATGAAGCCGGGCATTCAGCAGATCGAGGCACGGACAGGATATTCTGATTTCAAGACAAAACGAAAACATATCGCAGCTGGCGAGTTGGGCACTCTCAGTGCACAGATGAGTGGATTTGCAGTCCGCTTGGCGAGTACAGAACGAAAAGATAAGACAGTGCAGAAACTGCTCGGGTTTGCTCAGGAACAATTGCGTTTGAGAGACAGTGCAACACCTGTGGCAAATGAGCTTATGGAGCACCACGTCGGGGTTCTCCAGAGACGACTCGATATGCAGGCTATGGACCGAGAATACACGTTGAAGAGAGTCCAGATCCAGATTGATGTGGTATGTTGGTCATGAGAATTGGGAGAACAAGCTAACAAAGATGATCAGTTGAACAACTTGATATCGGAAAACTACAGCCTATCCAACTCAATCATCTCAATATCTACTCTTCGGGATGCTGCTTCCATGAAGACGTTGGCTTTTGTTACCATGTTCTTCTTACCAGGCAGTTTTATCTCTGCGCTTTTCTCTACTAACCTATTCGACTGGGACAATACTAAGGGACACGGCATTGGGGTTCCGGCTACGCCACAGTTCCGGTTATACTGGGCTATCACGATCCCGTTAACACTTGTCACGTTTATTCTTTATTTCATATGGGCCGAGTTTTCCAGCTTTGATCGTAGTCAAAGGAGGGAGCGGAAGAGGTGGGGGTTTCCCAGGACTGAGAGCATGGAAGCTGAAGAGCAAACAAGGTCTGCGTTACAGGTGTTGAAAGATCAGCGAGAGCGCATGAGTGAAGCATATGCCATGGTCACGAAAAGACAGTTTGTTTTTGGACGAGGCGAGAAAAACGAACCGATGGAAAGATAATGaggggatgaagatggaatgTGTTTTTGGAGTTGGCTGATTGGTCGGTTATTTGTAAATGAATCCGGGGGCAGCATGGTGTTAAAGATGGTCTAGGTCTAATTCTAATCCATGGGTATTGCTCTAGCACTACGGCATTGCTGAAAGGATAGGGTAAATCTGGAACATGACACACACGGAAAACAGGGAATTGTGCATGTTGATCTGAGAGTCGAGAATTGGCGGGGCGATATTTCTGCACAATTGTATCGAGATCGACTGCAAGCGCATGCCAATCCCTGCAATGCTCGCCTTGGATAGGTCATAGGCACTGTCTAGACTTTTATGACCTGACCGGTCGAGTTGTTTGCTTGGGCGTCCTTGTACCAATTTCTCGGGTCAGCCGAATGGAGATTGGGATGGCAATTCGAATCTCGATCGTTGTGATATCACTTTCCCTCAGTCTCAGTTCCACTTGCACACGTTGAACTTGCTGGCTGTTTGTTCACTGCGGAGGTTATCCCCCGCTGTGACAGCCATTGGGCAAAACAACAGCCCGCATACCTGTAAGTTAGGTATAGTAGGTACTCGGGCTGTCTGCATCTATTGAAGGTCTAGGCCTGTCACTCTTTCTATCTCTTTACCTACAAACGTAcacaaaagagacaacatctcctctcttcttcccctcattcCTAACGTCTTCCTGCTGTCCTCTTTAATTCTACACTTTCATGTATCTTTATCCGCGCCCGTTATTTTGAGGCGCTGGGTCGATATTGGGAGCTTCATTGGATGCAGACCGTTACGTTAACGATCGCCGATCGACGTCAGGATTATTTGACAGTGACGAAACTAGTCACATAAGAAGAGTCCAGCGCGACGCAACCCAAAGCTCGAACGAAATACTCCTTCAAGGTTATTTCATACCAACGGAACGACAGTACACGAGGCGTTCCAAAGGTTCAAACAATGGCTGCTCCTTCAACACCTGGGACAGTTGTGCCCGCTCAGCTCGGCtttcttgccatcttcaaccccACCCTGGGCAACACCGACGAGACCATCGAAGACCAAATTGTTTACTATGCCTCTGTTACCACCCAGGCCTCGCAGAACAAGCGTCGACGTACTCGTGGTCAACTCACCCAAAATATTTCCCCCGAGGAGCGCAATGAACGTTTGCGACAGATTGGTCTTGCCCAGGGCATGGCCAGCTTCAGTCGCGGTTTTGCGAGCGGTTCAACAGTAGACACTATCGACACTGAAAAGTCAAGAGTTGTGCTCCATGAACTCGAACCTGGATGGTGGATTCTTGCAGTAAGATATACAACCCCTTTCATCTGGCACTCTGCTTACCAGAACTACTAGAGTATCGACTTGACCAAGCTACCACTCCCTCCTCGACTCGCTACGAAGAAGAGCGCGCCTGCTGAAGAACGATTCGAATACTCTAGCCGCGAGATGAAACCCGCGAGTCTCTTGTTGCGCGATCTCTTGCGGGCCCACAGCATCTTCCTTATGCATCATGACTCTTCGCTGAGCGCCCTCTTTGTTCGCAACAGGCGAACCAAGTTTATCACAATACTTAGCCGCTACTGGGACCTATACCTTTCCACATGGAATGTCATGATGCATGGAAACCCGGCCCGCGATATCTTTGGAGGTGTCCCTATCGCATCCTCTGGTGAACTGGGGGTCGGCGTAGGAGAGGAAGATCGAGGCAGTGGCGAGCGAGCAGTACTCGAAGGCCTGGTCGGGAACATAGAAGGGCTcgtcgatcttgttgtctccAAATTCGGTGACTACAACCCCGAGTCACCTCCTCCCAACGACACTTATGGTGACCCTGAACAGTGGCTCGGAACCGGAAGAGAACCTGGTCCTGACGATGGTGCCATTTTCTTAGGAACAGGTGCTATATCCAGAAAATCACTGAGAGATGTGACGCACTGGATGGAGGATCTATATACTTGGGGAAATCACGCTTACGGAATTATTGAGAGCCCAACATCCGTTCGGCGCgcaaagagaaagagagccGGTGATCGCGCATCACAGCAGGTtccccaagatcaagcacaagcagcagcagctagTGAGCCCGCCAAGGCGCCCACAGAGCAGGCAACCACAGATGATTCTGCTGGCAAAGACCAGCCACAGGAACAAACGTCTGAAGATGGCAGGCTGGATAAAATGGTTAGCTATCTCAAATTGGGATACGGTACTTATTGGTCTTTGCCTGGAGGCGTTGGTGTTAGTGGTGACACTTCTCCCAATCAGCCAGAGATCACCAAGCAGGATGACAAGCCTGCTCAAGATACCTCCAAAACCACTCGGCCGAACTTGACAGAGCGCACACCCTCGTATGAGGCTGCTGGCCATTATCTCATTGGGCTCAAGGGTGAAATAGACCAGGAGTACAGCGGAACTGATAGTGCAAGCTCTGACGACGCTGGTGACGGAGAACACAATTCCCGGACTGTCTTGCGGACCATCAATATCGAGCTTGAGAGCGAGGCTTTGGATAGACCAGAGGCCATAACAGTGCGTGACTTTGAACACCCTGCCAGTTCTCTTGTTCAATCCCAGGTGGTTGGGAACATGATACCTGGCTACGATTCACACGATCTCAACAAGGCCATGAAGCTGCGCGTTGTTGTTTATGTCAACCGGCCATTTGTGTTTACCTTTTTGTTCAACCTGCGAACAGATTCCCTTGCTATGGATTCTTTATATCGCTCCATACATCACCAACTGGCGCCTCTCCGCAAacctcttctcctctcaacaAGGTATCGTCCCGTGCGACCTGGTCTTGACAATGGCTCTAGCAGCAACAGCTTGACCAACAGTATCTATGATCTCGTCTGGGACCCTGTCTCATTAACCGTTCACACGTCTATACCTAACATTCCCGAGTCTTATGATGATTCGGAAACTTGGACCCGCTCTGATGCCCTCAGCACTCATCTTCACCTCGTGAATCTTTATGTCGGTACTCGGTCCCGGTCAACTGCTCTTGAACGCACTGAAAAGTCCAGTCGTGGATGGTGGATCGTCTGGACACGCTTGCTTGACCGCCTGGAGGATGCTACCACAAATAGCACCCTCTCAACCATCCAAGAAGGCGGTGCTGGTGCAGATACGGAAGACGAGGCCGCTcctgaagaagatgagagaaagtATTCTGGCCCTGACTCGCGCCACCCGGATGTTGCCAAGGAGATATTCCTCATCCGCCGTGCAAGTGACCACGTCGGCTTTCGTACTGATACGACCGAGGGCGCAGGCAAGCTCGCTCAAGGCATCGGTGTTGACACACGCCGCTATGTAGAGGAGTTGCTGAACCTGCTATAACGGCTTGAGAGTACACACGCTACATGCCGCTAATTTCATGACTTAAGACTAGGAGTAACCGATGGGATCTGTGCTGTTGCTTGTGCTTTGATCGTCCCTTCTGACAGGGGGACATGGGAAATACGTGAACACTGAAATGCTGCTGTACCATTAGATGGACATGCAACACTACCAAACGCGGGTTTTGCGAGGAGTTGCCGAGTCTGCCAAGGCCGCCTATTATTTGTATCCGTATTCATAGTTCGTATTCAAAACGCCGTTGTCAGGCACAGAATTGTCGACTAACCGTATGTACCCTTTACAATCACTTGCTCCTTTTTTAGGACACATCACGATCCCTCGTCCTACGTGATATATGTCTTTCACTTATTGATTGGGCTGTCCCCTAAATTGACGCTTTCAATAGTTCTAGCTGAAAGGGAGTGGCTTTGTTAAACTGCGTCGAAACCCAGCCTCTTACCCCTGGAAACTTGTCCGTGTCGCTAGCTAATCGCTCTGTCCCATGTAATAGACCGTCATAAGG
It contains:
- a CDS encoding NADH dehydrogenase flavoprotein 2, producing MASRFTPLIRSVIRPACRVARPQSRAAFSLTASRRSDTLMVHRNTEDNNPDIPFKFNAENQKVMAEILKRYPPQYKKAAVMPLLDLGQRQHGFTSISVMNEVARLLEMPPMRVYEVASFYTMYNRTPVGKYFVQICTTTPCQLGGCGSDVIVKAIKEELGIEQGQTTADGLFTILEVECLGACVNAPMIQINDDYYEDLTPASVKDLLKSLRSKATATDPSTVNVPKPGPLSGRKDCENSAGLTSLTSEPWGTETTRKDL